A single genomic interval of Lathyrus oleraceus cultivar Zhongwan6 chromosome 7, CAAS_Psat_ZW6_1.0, whole genome shotgun sequence harbors:
- the LOC127104843 gene encoding uncharacterized protein LOC127104843, with protein sequence MFHLQQKDFHKMRTERKIQTFNAKSALPISQNLVNRCGRNLKKDQLGGVIFGCTRHTMKECLSKQLFGLPAQHFSYVENINPKMPLFLFNYSDRKLHGIFEATSHGKMFIDPYAWINDDYTDETQYPAQVKVRVRVQCHPILEDKFGPVIGENYYLNNHFWFELDHRQTSKLMYLFVSTAMATKNPVPQYNTKTRIEYPYFPRETLKKDGLNRPLRVRPIRKEINHDEKSRVYKKLLEMALGKKKQDLSFIDNVRDAANESNIKGYREEPLSLRKKDENCGASLDNLYTIVQSAQQRIGDRKAFKKTQSSENGDLKQQPAIQDVKDDYTMSRFTNVEKTNIQLFLSKNATKSFQPLNFIGLYTTQVRLKVISTTNGNKCFTNVEIFHLDYGTWISINSNSNKKFDLAGMELNDSLHINGGYNGFDYLKYTMDDFDECTSVPYMDLFDPCFEARMKLMNYLENFSDAKDFKESKRLRESKFLKLF encoded by the exons GATGAGGACAGAAAGGAAAATACAAACTTTTAATGCAAAAAGTGCTTTACCTATTTCTCAAAACCTTGTGAATAGATGTGGTAGGAATTTGAAGAAGGATCAACTTGGTGGGGTCATATTTGGATGCACAAGGCATACAATGAAAGAGTGTCTATCTAAACAACTCTTTG GTTTACCAGCTCAACACTTTTCATATGTGGAGAATATTAATCCAAAGATGCCTTTATTTCTTTTCAATTATAGTGATAGAAAGCTTCATGGAATTTTTGAGGCTACGAGTCATGGGAAAATGTTTATAGACCCTTATGCATGGATTAATGATGATTATACCGATGAAACACAATATCCTGCACAG GTAAAAGTTCGTGTACGAGTCCAATGTCATCCAATATTAGAAGATAAATTTGGACCAGTAATCGGAGAAAATTACTATCTTAATAATCATTTTTGGTTTGAACTAGATCATAGACAAACAAGCAAGTTAATGTATTTATTTGTATCTACTGCCATGGCTACTAAAAATCCAGTACCACAATATAATACAAAGACGAGAATTGAATATCCATATTTTCCACGTGAAACCCTTAAAAAAG ATGGATTGAACCGACCATTACGTGTCCGTCCAATTAGAAAGGAGATAAATCATGATGAAAAAAGTCGTGTATATAAAAAACTATTAGAAATGGCTCTTGGAAAGAAAAAGCAAGACCTATCTTTTATAGACAATGTAAGAGATGCTGCTAATGAGAGCAATATAAAGGGTTATAGAGAGGAACCATTGAGTTTAAGAAAGAAGGATGAGAATTGCGGTGCTTCGTTGGATAATCTCTATACGATAGTACAG TCTGCGCAACAAAGGATTGGAGACCGAAAAGCTTTTAAAAAAACTCAATCCTCGGAGAATGGTGATCTAAAACAACAGCCG GCAATTCAAGATGTCAAAGATGATTACACAATGTCTAGATTTACAAATGTGGAGAAGACGAATATCCAATTATTTTTGTCTAAGAATGCAACCAAATCTTTTCAACCATTGAACTTTATTGGTTTATACACGACACAAGTACGATTGAAAG TTATTAGTACTACAAATGGAAATAAATGCTTTACAAATGTTGAGATCTTTCATTTAGATTATGGAACATGGATCTCTATCAATTCAAACTCAAATAAG AAGTTTGATCTTGCTGGAATGGAACTCAATGATTCACTTCATATCAATGGTGGATATAATGGATTTGACTATTTGAA GTATACCATGGATGATTTTGATGAATGCACAAGTGTTCCATATATGGATCTCTTTGATCCATGTTTTGAGGCAAGAATGAAGCTGATGAATTATCTTGAGAATTTTTCTGATGCTAAAGATTTTAAAGAGTCTAAAAGATTGAGGGAGTCTAAGTTTTTGAAACTTTTTTAG